The Macrotis lagotis isolate mMagLag1 chromosome 6, bilby.v1.9.chrom.fasta, whole genome shotgun sequence genome includes a window with the following:
- the STK11IP gene encoding serine/threonine-protein kinase 11-interacting protein codes for MATSSLVWRLAGLLRESGDLVLSGCSTLTLLTTTLQQLNHVFELHLGPWGPGQAGFVALPSHPADSPTILQLQFLFDVMQKTLSLKLVHVPGPGPQGPIRIFPFKSLKQLELRAVPLHCLCGLRGIYSRLETLICSRSLQALEELLSACGGDLCSALPWIALVCADFSYNSLTALDRSLHLLSALQILNLSHNQVRDCEDFLTALSELWYLDVSYNRLQSVPMLGASGAVLRRVVLRGNELRTLAGLDQLRSLQHLDVAYNLLEQHRELMPLRMLTELQRLHLEGNPLSFHPDHRATTVQYLSPQAREASLPGFLLDGELLSPADLQLPTNAGLCSLALPLPTTGGNASETSHGPDMSDSPSSGVALVRPIPRKAKSRVRVRQASISEPSDTDPEPRTPDPSPAGCFEQQQRELELMNSFRERYGCKWLQYRSHVETPGTPSLESSKISDVDTVHMDPPNPQILSSSLGEGTSSLDESLLIGPEENKGEGELTKEKEEVMEEGAAEEDAEEEEEESKDEEVEMDLCHPMLVCPLEGADGARSQERFLRVTSDHLLEVELQAAQTLERLDLQSLWAAELETEHQSQSGPPPDPAVSPQGNPIIVLRFSYIRADRQLRRYLVLEPNAHAAVEELLAVLAPVAAASRLQAGAARGLSGGRLRCLRCHQISSVMTPQEELDVHSKWTPRTDFPLLCPMCGSDHVVLLPQHDETPQGEQKEGELDPASSVLPGLPPVSPDEGDDDHSSSPSLQAQGPHAADSWDLCPPSDRSGLRSVDHRLRLFLDVEIFEDVQEEFQCCLKVPVKLHSQSKEFSSLVVVSDLRLYILEVTGEIRGQPSSWLRPCSAVSLQDLSRLELCLAGQSLWLEWGGSGGGCTLLPRESRCCHAFLEELSAILQLLPPGRRPRVTPTKEKMTPQHRLWPLLDTDSSPEDPQFFYLQAFLVEGSICCPMSLLVTPSTLYLLDEDPMRSQVGPSPPETAGETAILTLPSRLDPSVHIHEQQPLSSLNSIQVYRTAPKYFRLALYDEVLRLESFWSFRVVCPEQVTALLAWIRGPWEELFSIGLRVLTQESPDPEP; via the exons ATGGCGACGAGCTCGCTGGTGTGGCGCCTGGCGGGCCTGCTGCGGGAGTCGG GTGACCTGGTCCTGTCTGGCTGCAGCACGCTGACCCTGCTGACCACCACCTTGCAGCAGCTGAATCATGTGTTTGAGCTTCACCTGGGACCCTGGGGCCCTGGGCAGGCTGGCTTTGTGGCCCTGCCCTCCCACCCTGCCGACTCCCCTACCATCCTACAGCTTCAGTTCCTCTTTGACGTGATGCAGAAAACACTCTCCCTCAAG cTAGTCCACGTCCCAGGCCCAGGCCCTCAAGGCCCCATCAGGATCTTCCCCTTCAAGTCCTTGAAGCAGCTGGAG CTACGAGCCGTCCCCCTTCACTGTCTGTGCGGCCTCCGTGGAATCTACTCTCGACTGGAGACTCTGATCTGTAGCCGGAGTCTCCAAGCTCTTGAG GAACTTCTTTCAGCCTGTGGAGGTGACCTCTGTTCTGCCCTCCCCTGGATTGCTCTGGTTTGTGCTGATTTTAGCTACAATTCATTGACTGCCTTGGACCGATCCTTG CACCTCTTGTCAGCTCTTCAGATTCTGAACCTGAGCCACAATCAAGTCAGGGACTGTGAAGACTTCTTGACT GCATTGTCTGAGTTGTGGTATCTGGATGTCTCTTATAACCGCCTTCAGTCGGTCCCGATGTTGGGCGCCTCGGGGGCTGTGCTGAGAAGAGTGGTACTGAGGGGCAATGAACTTAGGACCTTAGCGG GGCTGGATCAGTTGAGGTCCCTTCAGCATCTGGATGTGGCATATAATCTGCTGGAACAACATAGGGAGCTCATGCCCTTGAGGATGCTGACTGAGCTCCAGAGG CTTCACCTGGAGGGGAATCCTCTATCCTTTCACCCTGATCACCGAGCAACTACTGTCCAGTATTTGTCACCACAGGCCAGGGAGGCTTCTCTCCCTGGG tttcttcttgATGGGGAACTATTGTCACCTGCTGACTTGCAG CTTCCCACAAATGCTGGGCTTTGTTCCTtggccctccccctccccactacAGGTGGAAATGCCTCAGAGACTTCACATGGCCCTGATATGAGTGACAGTCCTTCTTCTGGGGTTGCCTTGGTTCGTCCTATCCCTCGCAAGGCTAAG AGCAGAGTTCGTGTGAGGCAGGCTAGTATCTCAGAACCGAGCGATACAGATCCAGAACCCCGAACGCCAGATCCCTCCCCTGCTG GCTGCTTTGAGCAACAGCAGCGGGAGCTGGAGTTGATGAATAGTTTTCGGGAGAGATACGGTTGCAAGTGGCTGCAGTACCGGAGCCATGTAGAGACCCCTGGGACACCTTCTTTGGAGAGCTCCAAGATCTCTGATGTTGATACAGTCCACATGGACCCCCCAAACCCTCAGATCCTTTCTAGCTCACTAGGGGAAGGAACCAGTAGTTTGGATGAATCCCTCCTTATTGGGCCAGAAGAGAACAAGGGGGAGGGGGAGCTGactaaagagaaggaagaggtgaTGGAAGAGGGAGCTGCAGAGGAAGATGccgaagaggaagaggaggagtcaAAAGATGAAGAAGTGGAAA TGGATCTGTGTCATCCCATGTTGGTGTGTCCCCTGGAGGGGGCTGATGGAGCTCGCAGCCAGGAGAGGTTTCTGCGGGTCACATCTGACCATTTACTGGAGGTGGAGCTGCAGGCAGCCCAGACACTGGAGCGGCTGGATCTTCAGAGCCTTTGGGCAGCTGAATTAGAGACAGAGCATCAGAGCCAGAGTGGGCCACCGCCAGACCCTGCTGTG TCTCCTCAGGGTAACCCAATCATCGTCCTGCGCTTCTCCTACATCCGTGCTGACCGGCAGCTGCGGCGATACCTGGTGCTGGAGCCCAATGCTCATGCTGCCGTGGAG GAGCTGCTGGCTGTGTTGGCCCCAGTAGCTGCGGCCTCCAGACTTCAGGCAGGGGCAGCCAGAGGCCTGTCAGGAGGCCGCCTTCGCTGCCTCCGCTGTCATCAGATCAGCTCAGTGATGACTCCTCAGGAAGAGCTGGATGTCCATAGCAAATGGACACCCCGGACCG ACTTCCCCCTTCTGTGTCCCATGTGTGGCAGTGACCACGTTGTTTTGTTGCCTCAACATGATGAAACCCCCCAAGGGGAGCAGAAAGAAGGGGAGCTGGACCCAGCTTCCTCTGTCCTCCCTggcctgcctccagtctctccagATGAGGGGGATGATGATCATTCCAGCAGTCCTTCCCTCCAGGCCCAGGGACCCCATGCTGCTGACAGCTGGGACCTTTGTCCTC CTTCCGACCGCTCTGGTCTCCGCTCTGTGGATCACCGCCTCCGACTATTCCTGGATGTTGAGATATTTGAAGACGTCCAGGAAGAGTTTCAGTGCTGCCTCAAG GTGCCAGTGAAACTTCATAGCCAGTCCAAGGAGTTTTCTTCCCTTGTTGTTGTTTCTGATCTCAGGCTTTACATATTAGAGGTGACTGGGGAGATACG AGGTCAGCCTTCTAGCTGGCTGCGGCCATGCTCAGCCGTTTCCCTCCAGGACCTGAGCCGCCTTGAACTTTGCCTGGCTGGGCAAAGCCTTTGGCTGGAGTGGGGGGGAAGTGGAGGTGGCTGCACTCTGCTCCCCCGGGAATCCCGATGCTGCCATGCCTTTCTGGAGGAGCTCAGTG CCATCCTACAGCTACTGCCTCCTGGCCGAAGACCCCGAGTTACTCCCACCAAGGAGAAAATGACTCCTCAGCACCGGCTTTG GCCATTGCTAGATACTGACTCCAGTCCTGAAGACCCCCAGTTCTTCTACTTGCAGGCATTTCTGGTGGAAG GCTCCATTTGCTGCCCAATGTCCCTGTTGGTAACTCCATCCACCTTGTATCTACTGGATGAAGATCCCATGCGGTCCCAGGTTGgaccttctcctccagagacagCTGGAGAAACAGCCATTTTGACCCTTCCCTCAAGACTGGATCCTTCTGTCCACATCCATGAGCAGCAACCCCTTAGTAGCCTCAACTCCATACAGGTTTATCGCACAGCCCCGAAGTACTTTCGCCTGGCACTGTATGATGAG GTATTGCGACTTGAGAGTTTTTGGTCTTTTCGTGTCGTGTGTCCGGAGCAAGTGACTGCCCTGTTGGCCTGGATCCGAGGTCCCTGGGAGGAGCTATTTTCCATTGGACTTCGAGTGCTGACCCAGGAATCCCCAGACCCTGAACCGTGA
- the INHA gene encoding inhibin alpha chain: MGWGGEGRKEWSTRPEWALRRATREWRAAGSSGWAIWMQPLAMLPLLFTLQLLLLMDMKSGQACQGPEPDRELVLAKVRALVLDALGPPSASKDGGEPGARRLPRRHAQAGGSTRRSMENEDEDRSQVILFPTTGPGCEDEAEAGDAEGLFTYSFRPSLHTRSRQVTAAQLWFHTGLDRVGTGAHNDSGPTVTLLAMSSGGPTAVPILLGPAPPQWVVLHLAAPALTLLTRPLFVLLLRCPNCPCLARLDAMPFLVAHTRSRPPNVGERARRSPPPPPWPWSPAALRLLQRPSEEPAAHADCHRAALNISFQELGWDQWIVHPPSFIFHYCHGGCGLIPSPILPPGDALTPSQPLSLGSGSRPCCAALPSTMRPLRVRTTSDGGYSFKYETVPNLLTQHCACI; encoded by the exons atggggtggggtggggagggcaggAAGGAGTGGAGCACCCGCCCTGAGTGGGCACTAAGAAGAGCGACCCGGGAGTGGAGGGCAGCAGGAAGCTCGGGCTGGGCCATCTGGATGCAGCCCCTTGCCATGCTGCCTCTGCTGTTCACTCTGCAGCTTCTGCTGCTGATGGACATGAAGAGCGGGCAAGCATGCCAGGGTCCAGAACCAGACAGGGAGCTGGTGCTGGCCAAAGTGAGGGCCCTGGTGCTGGATGCTTTGGGTCCCCCCTCTGCCTCCAAGGATGGTGGAGAGCCTGGGGCCCGGCGCCTGCCCCGCAGACATGCCCAGGCTGGGGGATCCACACGCAGAAGCATGGAGAATGAGGATGAGGACCGATCACAGGTCATCCTTTTCCCAACCACAG GTCCGGGCTGTGAGGATGAGGCAGAAGCCGGAGACGCCGAGGGTCTCTTCACCTACTCGTTCCGGCCTTCCCTGCACACTCGGAGTCGCCAGGTGACAGCCGCCCAGCTGTGGTTCCACACTGGCCTAGACAGGGTGGGCACCGGAGCCCACAATGACTCAGGCCCCACTGTGACCCTGTTGGCAATGTCTTCAGGGGGCCCCACGGCTGTGCCGATCTTACTGGGTCCAGCCCCACCTCAGTGGGTGGTCCTTCATCTGGCAGCCCCTGCACTCACACTGCTGACCCGTCCTCTCTTTGTTCTGCTGCTTCGATGCCCAAATTGCCCCTGCCTGGCCCGGCTGGATGCTATGCCTTTCCTAGTGGCACATACCAGGTCCAGGCCCCCCAATGTGGGGGAGAGGGCTCGTCGCTCCCCTCCTCCACCTCCCTGGCCCTGGTCTCCTGCTGCCTTGCGCCTGCTGCAGCGTCCTTCAGAAGAGCCGGCTGCCCATGCCGACTGCCATCGGGCGGCCCTCAACATCTCCTTCCAGGAACTTGGCTGGGACCAGTGGATTGTTCACCCGCCTAGCTTCATCTTCCATTACTGCCACGGGGGCTGTGGGCTGATCCCCTCCCCAATCCTGCCTCCTGGGGATGCCCTCACCCCTTCTCAGCCCCTGTCCCTGGGCTCAGGCTCCCGGCCTTGTTGTGCGGCCTTGCCTAGCACCATGAGACCCCTGCGTGTCCGTACCACCTCAGACGGAGGCTATTCCTTCAAGTATGAGACAGTGCCCAACCTACTCACTCAGCATTGTGCCTGCATATAG